The window ACTCCCATTATTGCCGCCAATATACCCACAATAACGCCGCCCATTGCAACAATAATGCCGGAAACTTTTCGTCCGCCCAGGTCCTCATCAAAAGATATCATGGGCGGGATTTTCATATTCTGTACCTTCATTCCGAGAGGAGGTATGCTTGACGGCCCGCCATGTGCGCCATGCCCTCCCGCATCAGCTTCCTTTCTTGACTTCAGAAAATCAATCAGCGCATAGAAACCGAGGAAGCCCAGTAAAACAGCATATACCAGACTGATGAAGGCCTCGCTCAATAAGGGGTCTTTATCATAAAGGCCCTTCTGTATAGCGCCGCCGATAAATGTACCCCCGGCAGAGCCTACAAGGAATGCTATCGCAAGCTTTACCGAGACATTGCCGAGTTTTTTATGAACCGTTGTACCCATTATCGCTTTGGCAAAGATATGGAAAAGATCCGTACCAACGGCAAGTATGCCTTTTACTCCGGCTGCCATCAGGGCAGGAGTGATTATGAAACCTCCGCCTGCGCCGATACATCCTGTTATAAGCCCCGCCGCAAGTCCTACTGCGATTGAAACGAAAAATATAAGGTTGGAATAAAATGCCGGCGCATATGCCGTCTTGCCGCCTATCATATCGCTTGCCTCAACAAACGATATCGCGAGAATAGGAGCCAGCATGGCAAGCAGAATCAAAAGCTTTTTCCTGTTTTTTAAAATAGACATAGAGACTTCGTAGTCCCATTGTGCATGAGCAACTGACGCAGCCTTAAGAAATTCAAACAACTTTCTTGGACCACTCATTTTTTCAACCCCCTTTAATTAATAGCTATTCTGTCATTCCGGCTTGTCCGTCCCGATGTATCGGGATTCAAGAAGGATTCCCGATCCCGAAATTTCGGGAGGAATGACAAATTATGGGGCTTTACTTATGCCCCCTTTAGTTCTATATGATTCGTTTTACCTAATTCTTTCAAATTCCGTCTGAAATTTATATTTGTCAGTTCTGCCCAGAATCTTTGTGTATGCAATCGGTATGTCGTCAGAACTGAAAAAGAGCCTGTGAACAATAAGCGCTGCCGAGCCTTCGCCTAAGCCTAAATTCTTTGCATTATCTCCGGACGCCTGAGCCACCTCAATGGTTTGTATCATCTTAAATATTTTTCTGGTGCCTTTTTCCTGAAGCACGGAATAAATTGAGCTGTGGGTAATGTCAAGTTTTTCAATAAAGGGAAGCATATTGTAGGGAATATAGGTTTCCTCAATGTATGCGGTTTCACCTCCGCTTGTTCTTTTACTCAGGATGTAGAATATCCTGTCATCGGTTTTTAAATATGCTGTTACATCAGGCGGCGCCTGTTGTACTCCTTTAAATAATATCTCCCTCTCCAAATGAGCTTCCCTGCCGAACATTTCTTCGGTAAGCCTTGTTTTCATGGCAAGCCCTACGACTGGAGATACAGAGCTGACAAAGGTCCCTTTGCCCTGAATTTTTGTAAGATAGCCGTCAGAGACGAGGTTAGTTACCGCCTGCCTGACTGTTATTTTGCTTACGTTATATTTTTTGCAGAGGTCTTCCTCAGTTGGAATCTGCTGTTCGGGCTGCCACTGCCCTGAGCTTATTTCCTCAAGAAATATTCTTGTGAGCTGGATATAAAGCTTTTCCTGATTCAGCCTGTCAATTATTTTACCCTGATGTACTAATTGGCTATCTTGCATTGTGACAA of the Nitrospirota bacterium genome contains:
- a CDS encoding GntR family transcriptional regulator, producing MQDSQLVHQGKIIDRLNQEKLYIQLTRIFLEEISSGQWQPEQQIPTEEDLCKKYNVSKITVRQAVTNLVSDGYLTKIQGKGTFVSSVSPVVGLAMKTRLTEEMFGREAHLEREILFKGVQQAPPDVTAYLKTDDRIFYILSKRTSGGETAYIEETYIPYNMLPFIEKLDITHSSIYSVLQEKGTRKIFKMIQTIEVAQASGDNAKNLGLGEGSAALIVHRLFFSSDDIPIAYTKILGRTDKYKFQTEFERIR
- a CDS encoding sulfite exporter TauE/SafE family protein — encoded protein: MSGPRKLFEFLKAASVAHAQWDYEVSMSILKNRKKLLILLAMLAPILAISFVEASDMIGGKTAYAPAFYSNLIFFVSIAVGLAAGLITGCIGAGGGFIITPALMAAGVKGILAVGTDLFHIFAKAIMGTTVHKKLGNVSVKLAIAFLVGSAGGTFIGGAIQKGLYDKDPLLSEAFISLVYAVLLGFLGFYALIDFLKSRKEADAGGHGAHGGPSSIPPLGMKVQNMKIPPMISFDEDLGGRKVSGIIVAMGGVIVGILAAIMGVGGGFITFPMFVYVFGVSSMTTVGTDILQIIFTAGIGAVTQYAIYGYVFYTLAMGMLIGSLIGIQVGALTTKVVKGIHIRGFYAMSIIAGFINRVATLPKKLTELEVIHMSKSVSSGIETAGNIIFWIVVGFFGFWVISKFFTNIKTLREEA